From Solanum lycopersicum chromosome 4, SLM_r2.1:
GACAACAAGAAAGGAATCAATAAaagtttcttgtattttttaccTTTGGTGTTCTGTGCATTAATAGATTATTATctaaattaattagtattaatCTATAAGAAAAAAAGTAGATTTGACTCCAATTTTGGAATTGtggatttattaatttgatccAACATTATATAATCTTGAATGTCGTCTCCAACAAGGTGTTGTAAATCTGATGATAGCATCCACATGATTAAGGCGGAAGCCGCCGCTGCCGTCGTCGTCAAAACCACCTCCAGCGGCGGCGTTACCACCACCCTTGACAATTGTGTCAAGGGTCATGAAAAGAACAAggtacaatttatttattttaagatttttttaaattaaaataattttaatttttttttaatgattttgaatAAAAGTGTGGCATACCAAAGCTTATTAATTCAAAAGGCATTGGAGGAAGTTTTGAGGAGCATGTAACACAATCAGAAAAAAATGATCAAGGTTTgatttacaattattattttattttttgaattttatgtatatatttttatattgtaattgatttttttttttaaagtagaaGTGGATTGGAAGATTATATCGAGGAGAAAAGTTTTATTTGAAACGTCTCCTTCAGTAAAGAGAAGTTTTACAGGTAGGAATTATCATCACCAActtgtttttaatattaaattgcatgagtagtaattatattttttttttatgaactttTCTTGTGCATGatggaattttattttttaatttattccatTGTACGTATGTTCATGTTAAAGAAACATATCTGGATAAAGTTTTATATTTGGGTGTGGTCTAGTGGTTAATGAAATAGTTGAGAATTTTGAGGTTAGTAAAACTAACAAAGATCGAAAAAACacacactaggttattctttctatttattcAAGTCTTGGTGGACAGAGTTATCAAGTACTACTTATTATTGGTGGGAGGTGATAAGTATTTTATAGAATTTATCCATAtgtgtcaaaaataaaattaataatatcctagatttttctttttaaaaaagaaaatggatgTGTATGTGTTATGGTATTACTACTTTCACCTATCATTTACAGATTTGATTAAGGTTATGAATATCGAGCTATAGTTAATGGTCTTATTACACGCCATTTTAATTCAAACGTTTTCAACAATAAGTTCATTATGGTGTAGTGTTCAAGGTTATAAATATTGAACTCCTTATGCTCTTAATATTATGGTTCGAACTTACTACTTATTGCAAATTTAGTGACTTCTTTCTGTATGCATGAAAAAATCGTGTTGTGTATCGAAAGTATTAAATAGATGTATCTAATACTGAAATGGTGTAAATTTCTCCTTTGTTCACTTTGATGTTTACACTTTAAAATTTAACAGTTTGTTGAGACAAGGTATTGtcacttttatatgtatatattgatttgatatattcGATTTATCTGTCGTATGTGTTAAACATTAACACGTATACTTAATTAGGTATCTTCTCCAGAATCTGCTTAGCTTCATTTATAGCATAATATTGGTAGCTCACCTAACAGAAGACTAAATTGTATTTTGATTGTAAATTAGCAAATGctatttcttttcaaataacGTGGACGTAATTTTAATTGTGTAGAAATTTGACCTTTTCCCACTGAAAAAAAGTTATGTTTCAAATACGGATCTTACCACTCCAACAATTCCGCCAActgatttataaaatatatacaatgaatacataggatatacatatgtataacatAGTATTCTGATCGTATTGATAAATAAGTTTGGCTGAACTGTACCTATTGATAAATTTCcctataaaaatttcaaactgaAGATTGTAAGAAtatcaaaaacaacaacaatcatGCTACTAATTTCTTATCTACTCTCAGCAAGGCATAATAGTGCAAGGATTGAAGGCCTAAACCTTTCCAATTTTGATCAGTCAACACAACCTGCTactatgattaaaaatattaggtatgatttttcttgatttacaaataaattttaaacatacTTGAATTAATTAACTAGGATATATATATGACTGGAAAATTTTAGGGTTTTTGCTGGGACATGGAATGTAGGAGGAAAAACTCCTAATCATGGACTTAATCTTGAAGATTTCTTGCAAGTGGAAGGTTCTGCAGACATATATGTTTTGGGGTATGATAAATTCACCATATATTACTCCGTCCATCTTATTTTCCTCGTTTTGGCAACTCTTCATCATACATGACATGTCTAGGACcgaagattaaaaaatatttttgtacagTCTgcatatctttagtttaaaatcaaaagttttcattcgcaaacaaattgaaacggaatGAGTGAGTATTAATTTAGGGTCTTACATGCCTTATTTTTTCAGGTTTCAAGAAATTGTACCGTTAAATGCAGGCAATGTATTAGTGAGTGAAGATAGTGAACCAGCAGCAAGATGGTTAGCCCTAATAAGCCATGCACTTAACAAATCATCCTATGATAATGATGATTCAAGCAGTTCAAAATGCAACAGTTTATTCAATAAACATTCTCTTAAAGTTGTTAAAAAGAGTTTAAAGGCTAATAGTAACCTTCTCAAGACATGTAATTGTCCTTCAACCACAAGACGTTTGAGAAAGCTTAGTGATCCTTCATGTTCTCTCTTGACACATTTTCGTGAAGACGATTTACAGTCTATTGCTCAGAAATTTCCTACAACTAATTATGGTTTGAGTTATCATCTTATATCAAGCAAGCAAATGGTTGGGATTTTCCTTTCCGTTTGGGCACGAAAAGAGTTAGCACAACATGTTGGACATCTCAGAATATCTTCTCTTGGTAGAGGTATCATGGGTTGTCTTGGAAATAAGGTAAATGAaagatcataatatttttttaaatttttttttaatttgaatattaatagattttgtaatttaatatgCAGGGGTGTATAGCAATAAGCATGTCACTGTATCGTACGAGCTTTTGCTTTGTGTGCAGTCACTTAGCTTCTGGAGAGAAAGAAGGAGATGAGCTAAGAAGAAATGCAGATGTTGCTGAGATTCTTAAAAGCATACAATTTCCTAGAATTTGTAGGAATCCCGATAGAGGAATCGCAGAAAAAATTACTGATCACCAGTAAGTGATCACAATGTCCTCATTGTAATTTTGAATCAGAcatttctaattttataaatttcaggCGTGCAATATGGCTTGGAGACTTGAATTACCGAGTGTCTTTGAGCTATGAAGAAACAAGGCTTCTTTTAGAGGATAATGACTGGGACTCTCTTTTAGAAAAGGATCAGGTTTAACTTGGTGCAAATAAAATGGTTTGTTTGTTCATATTTATTgccgataaaaaatatttgatatatttatgttGGTGACAGTTGAATGTGGAGAGAGAAGCGGGGAGAGTGTTTAGTGGGTGGAAAGAAGGGAAGATCTTCTTCGCCCCGACCTATAAGTATTCACATAATTCAGATTCATATGCCGGAGAGACAACCAAGTCTAAGAAGAAACGAAGAACCCCTGCATGGTATTCCTCCATCTCTCTCTCTTCTACCTTTTCACCTCATCTTATTATTTATACGATTCATTTCAGGTGTGACAGAATATTATGGCGAGGTGAGGGCATTGAACAATTATCTTATATTCGAGGGGAATCAAGATTTTCAGATCATAGGCCAGTTTGTTCTGTATTCGCGGTGGATGTGGAGGTGGAGGCTGAGCTAGTGAAGAAGAATAACTCCAAATTTAGAAAGGGTTTTTCTTGCATTGCTAATAGAATGGATCAGTATGACGATTTTATACCACAGAGACATAGCTTTTATGATTATTGAAATATCAATCTCTAACCAACTATAGTACAGTTCTTCTTTACCTTGAGCTAGGAAAAATTATAATCTCACAAGGTAGGGCAACATCACCCTTCCCTAGACCTCGAGATTTCACTAGGTATGTTGTATCGTTGTATCTTGAGGGGGCAAAGATGGATTCCCCTTATTATCCCATCAAGTAACACTACCTTTTTGTAAAGCATGATAATATTAAAGggggaaattaaaaaaatgagcaAATAAGAAAAGATAATGACACtaatagtttatttatttatatatatatatgataaaccGTGTCTAAAACATGAAATGCGAGTAATCTAAGCATATAATGAACTATTCGTGAAAGGGGGGGAAACACACAcgaattgttcatttttttagcTATAGCTCCGATGGATCCTCATATGCCAAATCCCAGACAGAAAGGGGAGATTGATAgtgttcattttcttttggtGTATCATTCAAGTTCATGATGCTGTCATAATGATGTTGTTCAAGGACATTATTGTCTCCCCAAAATACTTCAAAATTCTCCTCAATTGATCCTCTATTAGCATATTGTGCAATATGGTAGTTGTCCACGCTCCTTTTTATGTCCATGTTCATCCCATCATGTTCGCTGTGATGATCATCACCAACCATTATTTCTTTGTGTAGTATAGGTTGTGTTCCAATCAAGCTAGTAAAATTGTTCATGAACATATTAAGTGACTCGTCATTGACACTTTGTTGTTCATTCATTGTTTGCTTTCCGTGATGAGAACAAGTTGTCTCATTGTCCATTCTTGAATTCTTGTAGGGAAATCCAACTCCTAACTCACTTTGGGCGcaatttaagttttgatataacATATCCTCAGTGTCTATGTCGCTCTCAAACACACCCTTCCTTTTCTCGTTTCTCCTCAAAGCAAGATCTTCTTTTATCCCCTCAACATtttcttgatcctcctcttttGATGTCGAAATCTTGAGAGCTTTTTCGGTCATCTTGATAAGGACTTCTTCTTGATTAACCACTCTAGACCAAGTAGCTGTTTCTTTAGCTGTCATCTTGTTTTGCAAGCTCTTTGATTGCTTCACCAATCTCCTCATTTTGTCGAAATTAACGGACATATGTTTGATAATTCCAGCCAAAACACTAACCTTCCATGCTTTTTTCAAGTCACGAGGCTTCTTATATGGTGGTGGTCCTTCTTCTTGTGAAAACCCTTGATCACCCCACCATAGTTCCGTCCCTGTAGGCCACCATGGTGGAGCTAAGCCTTTATCCAAAGGGAACCTCCTTTGTGGAGGAATACAATGTCGCATAAGAGATGAAAGTAGTGAACCCAAAGTAGTATCTTGCAAGTCATTTAGAAGATCCATGCATGAATTAGGAACCAACACATTTTCTTCAACTAGTTTAGGCAAAAATGCAGCAATAGCATTTGGGGCATTCTTCTCAAACCTCACTTTGTCCTTCCACCACTCTCTTAAACTATCCGATGACCCTGTCACGGGCTTCCCTTTTTCGGGTACTATGCCATACACGAATCCTTGACCTTTACATATCTCCATGATTTTGACCATGTACTTAAGGACAGAGTCTTGAGCTCTAGACATCTTCTTACGACGAGATTGTTCTTTCTTAGCCTGTGACTCCTCGTCCTCCTCCTCTTCCTCGTCCTCGTCCTGATCAAGTGATAATTCCTCGCTACAAGTAGCACTAGTGTTGATCATCATGTCCCTCTTGTTAGCCTTGAATATTTGCATTCGCTTGCGATCCTTCCACATACGACGTTTGAGATCATCGTAGTTGATTTCTTCATCGTCaatctctttattttcttcGACTAATTCGCTGTTTATCGGGCTCAAAGGCTCGATAATCTCTTCAAATCCCACCagtttatgtatgtatatatgtttaattaattttgaaatattacctATGATTCgatatatataagaatatatgGTGAGACttgtaataaaaataagatgttTTTATACTGGTGAAATATGGCGGTGTGAATATtggataataaataaaatttataaatgatgATATTGGAGGAGACAAAATGTGGCCTTTCCCAAGAATGAAGGATGATTTTGGAGGAAAATAGGGGAGTGGGGACTTGAGAGAAGAAACTGATGAAATTTAGGAAATTGTTGCATTGATGTTATAAAAACAGCTTACCCGAGATACAAGGAATTGACACTACTAcaacaaatatgaaatttatttaaaaaatctaattaattcaTTGCTTAAACGTTCTTAgctaattatattgaattttttaataatatttctatcgtttaattataaaattttgtatgtCGCTAATTTTTTTGGCACCCAATGATGATAGACCGATTTGTCATTTGTGCATTCGTGGTTGATCCTCAGCTTTGCATGTATGCATATGAAAACGTAAGGTTTTCATGCTTACTCACTACCAATTGCCAATGCactaaaaaaatctttattttataagtCAATTGTACACCATGCATCTCATCAATTTCTATATTGATCGAAGATACGTTTgattatacaaaatattagatatttatacgGTTATGAATAATTACgtcacaaaatttattttaaattatatattattaaattaaaaattaatatttattttaaacatattaaaataaaagtgcGTAATATAGATTTGAGAAAAATCGAGTACTCCATTTGTGtttggcttatttttctttttagtccactgtaaaaaaaatattcttcttataaggttatgacatattttaatcTCAACTTTGGTATGATATGTTTAAATCGCCAATATTGCATATCTTTGATTTAAGattacaaaatttttaaatttattttattttcttaaaatttcgtgtcaaattaaaatcaaaatcaaataaataaatttttttaaaaaggaaatactATTTATAGTATAACGACAAAAACGGCTTACCTAATGCATGAagtgtatttaaaaataaaaaataaaaaatcatgaagTGCCTTCCAATTTAGCTAAATCTTCCTCTTGTAAGAATGATGAAGTGAAAAAATCAAAGAAGCAAACAAATGCTACCGAATTTCATTGCATAATTCCGCAGCAATGTATAACATATTGTTTATGGCAAGAGTTATAGATagtcaagtatttttttttgtttaattaaaattttcatcaagtgTTAATGAATACAAAATCAACTTACTCGggggaattttatttttattatgagatttgaaatatcaaaaatcgagaaaatcaaaaaataatagttgTTCATCGTATTAAAAATAGTTGTCTAATAacatttgtttaatttaaaaaagtaagagataatttatcttttgtgtctattttatctttgttattaaatattacTCAATAATTATCATCTAACACATTTTTCAAAGCACTATATTAAATAAAGTGAAAGGATAAAAAGTAATATTACGAAGTATTTCTTAAGAGATGTATCAAGTCAATAGTGGAAAACTATTTTGGATAGAGAGAGTTCTAATTACCATACTTCTTCCActaatttatgtgatatcaattgattatgtattaaaaaaagtaaagattttttttagattcataatttaacttaattaaaatattttaaagatataaattattttattaaaaatagtaaaataattttaaaaattaacctTTTTCTAATTATAGagatatgatataatatttttatatgtatattttagaAAAAGTGTATTTAGAATGAGAATTCTAAGTTAGGAAAATGCATAAATTTACCTcgaatttgtttttaaaattcagTTATATAAATATAGTGATGTATACTAAGCCTGTTATTAGGTAGTGAATTTCTTTTACCCCTAAGACGTGTAACATCATTTTTACAATGGGAGATATATCACACTTGTGCCACATTAATGTCATGTCAATGTCACATTAGATGTCATgtcaaattttgaataaaattcttCATAtcattcaatttcttttttaatgaaCGTCACCATGAAATCACTACCATTGCCGCCATGCATACTACTAcaattctttatatttcaccATGAAATCAAAATAGTCACCATAAATTTCACCACCTACGATCAAATAATCCACCATTGAGACCATACAATCACCATTATCCCCACAAAAATTAGAAAGATTCATAACACAATTTGACACCCATAAATAAACTCATCACCAAAATTATATCATCGCCATCAAGGTTTAAACCCACCACCAAATATCACTATCACAATTGTTAATAtcagtttttttcttttccatcaCCTTCAACTTCTGTTTCTTTGTCACCCCGCACCAACAAATCCATCATTTACAActtaatcattaattttatcaatcaCTGACAAAGTCGATGAGAAATATCCAATataatgaaaatggtgaaaTCAAATAAGCATTAAAATAAGATATGATTGGGAGAAGATCCAAGTCAGCACCGGCAAAGATCTCTTGATTCCTCGCGGCCGGGCCGGCTTGGAAGCAAGCTACCTCTTATATAGTAGGGTGGATGGAAATTGGGTATgaaaaaaactatgaaaatagATAAAGAAGAGGTTTATGGTTGcctatgaagaagaagaagaggcgTTGGGTGGGGGTAGGGTGATAGTAAAATGAAGactatttaatttattcttttattttattttccataaaaaaaatgttttgtttTGCTAGGTCAATTCTAAGGGTAAAAAAGTTCATTTTTAAATAGTAAAGGTGTGTAATAGGTCGTCATGATAATTTAAGCGTATAACTCACTTTTTGAAATAAGTTTAAGGATGAATTTATATCTTTTTGGTTCATGTAGAATTTAAGTTTAAAGGcttctttttatcaaaaaaataataatatgataatcacTTGTCTCTTTGTTGCGTGTGATACATTGATTAAtctattttaagatattttaaaagtaatttacttttaaacttCAATTTCGACctacaatatttattattataatttattttggcaataaatattcttaaaatatttttatttcttaaatttcgtatTCAATgtaaataaaagacatatattagGTCAAAGGAATACAAATTAATGacttgatatataatataatattgtgtGTCAATTTTATTGTTTGATTTAACTTTGTGTGAaggttaagaaaataaaaaatattttcaaatcttgtaatttaagttaaaatatgaaagaaaaaaaaaagcatcaaAATGTCCTTTGAACTTAATTGTAGTCTTAAATATGACAGATAGAGAATTGAAATTAAACTATTATCCATATAAAAGTGACATTCTTCGAAAAATATTTACCGTTAAATATtccttcataaataaatatttttttctattaaatgtCATTACAAATTTTCAAGCACccataatttgataaaattcatTAATCAACGACaataataattagttattttttagtatattatttttacatgatATGAACAATCTTATCATGTTagggataatttttttataaaattatttgaattttcctTTCCCATGATCGCAAATCCGGCCTACGATCTATGTAGACTCTAAAAACAAATTCTTGCAACGGAAATGTTGAAAAATTGTGAGTTTGTGATGAGCCACCAATATTAGGGAAGCACATACATCAGCTTCACGTCCTTccaatttttcaattattaaattattcattctttcgtgaaaaaaaatatttttttaatgtaaaattttgtttcatttttctattttttattttttattttttctacctATCTtgaaactataaaaattatGGAAGCTCTTAAAATTAGGTAAACAAAAGAACAGAAGAGTTTGACCATGCGATTCTGTGCTTAAGCATGTTAAAAGATCAGAAACATCTATCAGAATTTGGTCAccgatttaaaaaattataatatcttttttattttaaaatatatagattttttttatttttaattaaaatgtattaaagttaaaaggataaaaatatttaaaaaggtaaaatattattctaatcAAAATTTCTAGCTAAAATTGTtcctttattatattatattgcaTTTGCGTAAAAATGATAgattaatgataaaattttgtaaaatgCCTAAATTTCATAAACGCTAACATTATAGTGTTGTGAATTGTCCACTTCATATTCACGAGTCtttgatttcaatttttccaagacaaatttaacataaaatacatcataaagGTAGCAAATTAACAACATTGTCAAtagtattataatattttgacaGGTGCCTGTGAATAATGGGATAGGGCATTGTTAGGGGTGACAAATGATTGGATTGGATAGGATTTGaataaattgaatatgaatttagCAAAAATAATTTGGGTTACAACCATCCAAATAGAATATAGACAAATATGCATTCGATAAAATGGTTTCAACCCATtctaaaaaatctattttcaaaaaaaaaaaaaggaattatcCCTCCCCCAGCACCCGCTTCCCCCTCCCCCCTCCACACACCTTCCACCAACGtacccctaattttttttttgattttcaaaaacaaaaacaaagaactATTTTTTgcaagaaacaaaataaaattttaccccCTTGGTGGaagttggggggggggggggcgggaggggataaatttattttttattttttttcataaacaattttttttttaaaaaaataaaatttagtggTAGGTTGGTGCAAGGTGGGGGGGTGGGGTTTCGCGGAGGGAGGGgggtagatttttttttttaaaaaaaagaaaagaaattaggGGTATGTTGATggaaggtaaaaaaaattttcaaaaatactttttttttaaaaataataattagggagggggtaatttttttttttcaaatataatttttttttaaaaaataattagggaTAGGTTGGCGGGGGTCTGGTGGGGTGCCTGGGAGggggtatttttttttttggaaaacagattttttttaaaatggattgAAACCATTTTATCCAAATCATATTTGCTCATATTTCTATTTGGATGAattgtaattcaatttttttttctaattcatattcaattcaTTCAAATCCCATCCAATCCAACCATTTATCACACCTAATGGTGAGGGAATTTAAGAAACACAATCTTTTGTTGGACTTgaaactttattatattttatttacgtTTCCAATATAATTTTGAACACTAGTAATAACACTGAACGGAGTGATAACAtgctttaaattttcattttactcATAACTAAACTAGCACTCCATAACAGGAGTGTCAAAGATTACAagatttttagtaaatattgaAGCAGCATAACTTTTGGACCTGGGGACAAAAATACGTATGATAAGAGCTTAGTGCTTCAGATGTTTTGATGATCTCCTCACATGTGCATGGACCTGGTCCTCTGCATAGTATGAAACTATTTCCAGCTGTCAAAAGCACTGGACAACTGTAAATGCTGTCTATATCAAGAAGGTTGGTG
This genomic window contains:
- the LOC101255985 gene encoding type I inositol polyphosphate 5-phosphatase 5 isoform X1; translation: MSSPTRCCKSDDSIHMIKAEAAAAVVVKTTSSGGVTTTLDNCVKGHEKNKCGIPKLINSKGIGGSFEEHVTQSEKNDQEVDWKIISRRKVLFETSPSVKRSFTARHNSARIEGLNLSNFDQSTQPATMIKNIRVFAGTWNVGGKTPNHGLNLEDFLQVEGSADIYVLGFQEIVPLNAGNVLVSEDSEPAARWLALISHALNKSSYDNDDSSSSKCNSLFNKHSLKVVKKSLKANSNLLKTCNCPSTTRRLRKLSDPSCSLLTHFREDDLQSIAQKFPTTNYGLSYHLISSKQMVGIFLSVWARKELAQHVGHLRISSLGRGIMGCLGNKGCIAISMSLYRTSFCFVCSHLASGEKEGDELRRNADVAEILKSIQFPRICRNPDRGIAEKITDHQRAIWLGDLNYRVSLSYEETRLLLEDNDWDSLLEKDQLNVEREAGRVFSGWKEGKIFFAPTYKYSHNSDSYAGETTKSKKKRRTPAWCDRILWRGEGIEQLSYIRGESRFSDHRPVCSVFAVDVEVEAELVKKNNSKFRKGFSCIANRMDQYDDFIPQRHSFYDY
- the LOC101255985 gene encoding type I inositol polyphosphate 5-phosphatase 5 isoform X2, with the protein product MIKNIRVFAGTWNVGGKTPNHGLNLEDFLQVEGSADIYVLGFQEIVPLNAGNVLVSEDSEPAARWLALISHALNKSSYDNDDSSSSKCNSLFNKHSLKVVKKSLKANSNLLKTCNCPSTTRRLRKLSDPSCSLLTHFREDDLQSIAQKFPTTNYGLSYHLISSKQMVGIFLSVWARKELAQHVGHLRISSLGRGIMGCLGNKGCIAISMSLYRTSFCFVCSHLASGEKEGDELRRNADVAEILKSIQFPRICRNPDRGIAEKITDHQRAIWLGDLNYRVSLSYEETRLLLEDNDWDSLLEKDQLNVEREAGRVFSGWKEGKIFFAPTYKYSHNSDSYAGETTKSKKKRRTPAWCDRILWRGEGIEQLSYIRGESRFSDHRPVCSVFAVDVEVEAELVKKNNSKFRKGFSCIANRMDQYDDFIPQRHSFYDY
- the LOC101255685 gene encoding putative ETHYLENE INSENSITIVE 3-like 4 protein, translating into MWKDRKRMQIFKANKRDMMINTSATCSEELSLDQDEDEEEEEDEESQAKKEQSRRKKMSRAQDSVLKYMVKIMEICKGQGFVYGIVPEKGKPVTGSSDSLREWWKDKVRFEKNAPNAIAAFLPKLVEENVLVPNSCMDLLNDLQDTTLGSLLSSLMRHCIPPQRRFPLDKGLAPPWWPTGTELWWGDQGFSQEEGPPPYKKPRDLKKAWKVSVLAGIIKHMSVNFDKMRRLVKQSKSLQNKMTAKETATWSRVVNQEEVLIKMTEKALKISTSKEEDQENVEGIKEDLALRRNEKRKGVFESDIDTEDMLYQNLNCAQSELGVGFPYKNSRMDNETTCSHHGKQTMNEQQSVNDESLNMFMNNFTSLIGTQPILHKEIMVGDDHHSEHDGMNMDIKRSVDNYHIAQYANRGSIEENFEVFWGDNNVLEQHHYDSIMNLNDTPKENEHYQSPLSVWDLAYEDPSEL